In Pedobacter heparinus DSM 2366, the following are encoded in one genomic region:
- a CDS encoding HAMP domain-containing sensor histidine kinase yields the protein MKIKDRLALYFTLSSTLIMMVILSAIYFTFLKFLEADFFARLTDRTMVTAKLYLEADEISQDSLNKVRSMYLEKLNGEVIRIYNSKNTAAFIGDDQQYWSNSTINKVRDAGKLRFKDGERQVVGIYYKDNQGDFVIIASAVDQSTHYRLDKLRRIMLIIFVIVVIGLLLSGRWIANKILSPLAHFIEEVKQIKSSNLHFRVHEGKNKDEINLLAQNFNNLMEHLEQAFVLQRTFVANASHELRTPITRMIISAELSLSQEREKQDYRKALSSVLEDAEKMEGIITGLVNLAQTDLEFASSQLSPVRIDETLWTLQNEWKESAALNLRIDMQNLPENERELLIKANPVLLHIALNNIISNAFKFSDNKPVYCLLDMQDTAIELSFTDQGPGIAEDAFTEIFKPFYSATTESRHRGNGMGLYMAHKIITLYKGQISVMSEKGHGTTIKVVFPKL from the coding sequence ATGAAGATAAAAGACCGTCTTGCCTTATATTTTACCCTAAGCAGTACGCTGATCATGATGGTCATCTTATCGGCCATTTATTTTACCTTCCTTAAATTTCTGGAGGCTGATTTTTTTGCCCGCCTAACCGACCGTACCATGGTTACGGCAAAGCTGTACCTGGAAGCGGATGAAATTTCGCAGGACTCGCTCAATAAGGTAAGAAGCATGTACCTGGAAAAATTAAACGGAGAGGTGATCAGGATCTATAATTCCAAAAACACTGCGGCATTTATTGGCGATGACCAGCAATACTGGAGCAACAGCACCATCAATAAAGTAAGAGATGCGGGTAAATTGAGGTTTAAAGACGGAGAAAGACAGGTTGTGGGCATTTACTATAAAGATAACCAGGGCGATTTTGTGATCATTGCTTCGGCAGTAGACCAAAGCACCCATTACCGCCTTGATAAATTGCGCAGGATCATGCTGATCATCTTTGTGATCGTAGTTATCGGACTGCTGCTGTCGGGCCGCTGGATTGCCAACAAGATCTTAAGCCCTTTGGCACATTTTATTGAGGAGGTAAAACAGATTAAATCCAGTAATCTTCATTTCAGGGTGCATGAAGGGAAAAACAAAGATGAAATTAACTTACTGGCCCAAAATTTCAATAACCTGATGGAGCACCTGGAACAGGCTTTTGTATTGCAAAGAACCTTTGTGGCCAATGCTTCGCATGAGCTGAGGACACCCATTACCAGGATGATCATTTCTGCCGAGCTTTCCCTTTCCCAGGAAAGGGAAAAACAGGATTACCGTAAAGCCTTAAGTTCTGTACTGGAAGATGCCGAAAAAATGGAAGGTATTATCACAGGATTGGTGAACCTTGCACAGACCGATCTGGAATTTGCCTCATCACAGCTTAGTCCGGTCCGCATTGATGAAACCTTATGGACACTGCAAAATGAATGGAAGGAGTCGGCCGCACTTAACCTCCGGATCGACATGCAGAACCTTCCTGAAAATGAGCGTGAACTGCTGATTAAAGCCAACCCTGTTCTGCTTCATATTGCACTCAATAACATCATATCCAATGCTTTTAAATTTTCGGACAACAAACCCGTCTATTGCCTGCTTGATATGCAGGACACAGCAATTGAACTTTCTTTTACAGACCAAGGGCCCGGCATAGCAGAAGACGCATTTACAGAAATATTTAAGCCCTTTTACAGTGCTACCACAGAAAGCAGGCACAGGGGAAATGGCATGGGGCTTTATATGGCCCATAAAATCATTACTCTTTATAAAGGCCAAATCAGTGTAATGTCGGAAAAAGGCCATGGCACTACCATTAAGGTGGTTTTCCCTAAACTTTAA
- a CDS encoding response regulator transcription factor, whose translation MFKIALAEDDPKIADLIKSGLEEQGYEITSIADGQQALESFGINHFDLVILDIMMPGLNGIELCRQLRSSHKNLPILMLTALSTVDDKVMGLKAGADDYLAKPFHFKELLARIEALLRRYSTGTIQKQHQHELTFENITLNTYSKEVKRAGINIELTAKEFTLLELFLRNPNRLLSRQYIAENAWDINFDTGTNVIDVYVNFLRNKIEKGFDRKVIHTKINMGYILK comes from the coding sequence ATGTTTAAGATTGCATTAGCAGAAGATGACCCTAAAATAGCCGATCTGATTAAAAGCGGGCTGGAAGAACAAGGCTATGAAATAACCAGTATTGCCGATGGACAGCAGGCATTGGAAAGTTTTGGCATAAACCATTTTGACCTTGTTATTCTGGATATTATGATGCCGGGACTTAATGGAATAGAACTTTGCAGGCAACTCCGCAGCAGCCATAAAAACCTGCCCATCCTGATGCTTACCGCACTGAGTACGGTAGACGATAAGGTAATGGGTTTAAAGGCGGGTGCCGATGATTACCTGGCCAAGCCTTTCCATTTTAAAGAGCTGCTTGCCAGAATTGAAGCGCTTTTACGCAGGTACAGCACCGGTACTATCCAAAAGCAACACCAACATGAACTTACTTTTGAAAACATTACTTTAAATACCTACAGCAAAGAGGTAAAAAGGGCCGGCATCAATATTGAGCTTACGGCAAAAGAGTTTACACTTCTTGAATTATTTTTACGAAACCCCAACAGGCTCTTGTCCAGACAGTATATTGCTGAAAACGCATGGGACATTAACTTTGATACCGGCACCAATGTGATTGACGTATATGTAAATTTTCTGCGCAATAAAATTGAAAAGGGATTTGACAGAAAAGTGATCCACACCAAAATAAATATGGGTTATATCCTTAAATAG
- a CDS encoding sugar phosphate isomerase/epimerase family protein → MKQSRRSFLTQIGLLSASPLLASSDLLASTLPAPAIQYGYAAITWGNDIKQSILDISSLGFKGIQLRANAFTEFGQKPEELIQLLKAAKLKLAMYSSGNANINTGNDEAEIAKHVESARFVKILGGSSIQLTNSSRPKTGEVSNEDLVKYAKLLNEIGKRTAAIGIKTTYHNHMGQLGQTPEEVDVILKHTDPKLVKLLLDIGHYQQGGGDPVTAIKKYKDRLECLHIKDVKDTSDAKGFIFVELGQGRVDLPAVFAALKAINYSKYAIVELDAVPVKGRTPLESGQITRDYLINKLGITI, encoded by the coding sequence ATGAAACAATCACGCCGCAGTTTTCTGACCCAAATCGGTCTTTTATCAGCCAGTCCATTACTCGCATCCTCTGATTTACTGGCCTCAACATTGCCTGCTCCGGCAATTCAATATGGGTATGCCGCAATTACCTGGGGCAATGATATCAAACAATCCATTCTTGACATTTCTTCACTTGGATTTAAGGGAATTCAGCTGAGGGCAAATGCCTTTACAGAATTTGGACAGAAACCTGAAGAATTGATCCAGCTGCTGAAAGCGGCAAAACTGAAGCTGGCCATGTATTCGAGTGGCAATGCCAACATCAATACCGGAAACGATGAGGCCGAAATTGCCAAGCATGTTGAAAGTGCCCGTTTTGTAAAAATTTTAGGGGGCAGCAGCATTCAGCTGACCAATTCATCAAGACCTAAAACTGGTGAGGTAAGCAATGAAGACCTTGTAAAATACGCTAAACTATTAAATGAGATCGGCAAACGCACTGCTGCTATTGGCATAAAAACAACTTATCATAACCACATGGGGCAACTGGGACAAACCCCTGAAGAAGTGGACGTGATCTTAAAGCATACAGATCCGAAATTAGTGAAGCTTTTGCTGGATATCGGTCATTATCAGCAAGGTGGCGGAGACCCTGTAACGGCCATAAAAAAATACAAGGACCGTTTGGAATGCCTGCACATTAAAGACGTAAAAGATACCAGCGACGCCAAAGGTTTTATATTTGTAGAGCTTGGGCAGGGGCGTGTTGATCTGCCTGCGGTATTTGCGGCCTTAAAAGCAATTAATTACAGTAAATATGCTATTGTTGAACTGGATGCAGTTCCGGTAAAAGGCCGCACGCCCCTGGAAAGTGGCCAGATTACCCGCGATTATTTAATCAATAAACTCGGGATCACTATTTAA
- a CDS encoding KTSC domain-containing protein, whose product MKKITDYRKLLGVQKDAELKELKTIYRNLMKDWHPDKFQDSEAAKLEAETKSKEIIEAYHFLVSIAPETLALSLDEYTQTITNCGIADYNWAGLVLTVHFLDGSAYEYFGVPKAIYVKLVNADSPGRFARRHIFPAFPYRNIAKLQTA is encoded by the coding sequence ATGAAGAAGATCACTGATTACAGAAAACTATTGGGTGTACAAAAGGATGCCGAATTGAAAGAATTAAAGACCATTTACAGGAATTTAATGAAAGACTGGCACCCTGACAAGTTTCAGGATAGTGAAGCCGCTAAGCTGGAAGCCGAAACCAAAAGCAAGGAGATCATTGAAGCTTATCATTTCCTGGTGAGTATTGCTCCTGAAACACTGGCCCTGTCTTTAGATGAATATACACAAACCATTACCAATTGTGGCATAGCCGATTATAACTGGGCTGGCCTGGTACTTACCGTACATTTTCTGGATGGCAGTGCTTATGAGTATTTTGGTGTTCCCAAAGCCATATATGTGAAACTGGTTAATGCCGATTCGCCGGGCAGGTTTGCAAGGCGTCATATTTTCCCTGCATTCCCTTACAGAAATATAGCAAAATTGCAAACTGCTTAA
- a CDS encoding glycoside hydrolase family 10 protein yields MKTSFNLLKKGLLALCCSSLFFYSCSTSKKVSTVAEPKVQSDLPKAAKEFRAAWVASVANINWPSKPGLSTAEQQKEAIFLLDFLKNNNFNAVIFQVRPQADALYKSNLEPWSVFLTGKQGQAPDPYYDPLQFWIEAAHDRGLELHVWLNPYRAHHSSGKTITEASIVKKRPDLVVKLKDGQYWMDPTNKGTQDHAAAVVKDIVKRYDIDGVHFDDYFYPYDSYNGGADFPDEAGWAAYQKSGGKLSRGDWRRQGVNQFIERVYKEIKAEKKYVKFGLSPFGIWKPGYPASIEGMDQYNKLYADAKLWLNKGWIDYFTPQLYWGVNTIKQSFPVLLGWWASENTMGRHLWPGMNVGLGGDDKNVDEVINQIMITRGMVPNSMGAVHWSIAGLTKHEKLIKGIVEGPYKKQALVPASPWLDDKAPAAPVVKTDVQQGQLKISWNHADAKDVFRWVVYYQYGNTWNYVVLNRQDRFLVKSILEAGVKLNKIAVSAVDRTGNESEKMAVLL; encoded by the coding sequence TTGAAAACTTCTTTTAACCTCCTTAAAAAAGGTCTGCTTGCACTGTGCTGCAGCAGCCTGTTTTTTTATTCCTGCAGTACCAGTAAGAAAGTTAGTACTGTTGCTGAGCCTAAGGTTCAGTCAGATCTGCCCAAGGCAGCCAAAGAGTTCAGGGCGGCATGGGTCGCTTCGGTCGCCAATATCAACTGGCCTTCAAAACCTGGTTTAAGTACTGCTGAACAGCAAAAAGAGGCCATCTTTTTACTCGATTTTCTGAAAAATAACAACTTCAATGCGGTCATATTTCAGGTAAGACCGCAGGCAGATGCACTTTATAAAAGTAACCTGGAACCCTGGTCTGTTTTTCTGACCGGTAAGCAGGGACAGGCTCCCGATCCTTATTATGATCCTTTGCAATTTTGGATCGAGGCGGCACATGATCGCGGACTTGAGCTGCATGTCTGGCTTAATCCATATCGTGCCCATCACAGTTCAGGAAAAACAATCACTGAAGCATCCATTGTTAAAAAGCGTCCCGACCTGGTGGTGAAGCTGAAAGATGGACAGTACTGGATGGATCCAACCAATAAAGGTACACAGGACCATGCTGCTGCAGTGGTTAAAGATATTGTAAAACGCTATGATATCGATGGTGTACATTTTGACGATTATTTTTATCCCTATGACTCTTATAACGGAGGAGCAGATTTTCCTGATGAGGCTGGCTGGGCCGCTTATCAGAAAAGTGGAGGTAAACTTTCCCGTGGCGATTGGCGCAGGCAGGGGGTAAATCAGTTTATAGAAAGGGTTTATAAAGAGATTAAAGCTGAAAAGAAATATGTAAAGTTTGGTTTAAGTCCTTTTGGTATATGGAAACCAGGTTATCCTGCGTCTATTGAGGGTATGGATCAGTACAATAAATTGTACGCTGATGCAAAACTCTGGTTAAACAAAGGCTGGATTGATTATTTTACCCCACAATTGTATTGGGGCGTAAATACGATAAAGCAAAGCTTTCCGGTATTACTAGGCTGGTGGGCAAGTGAAAATACGATGGGCAGGCATTTGTGGCCGGGTATGAACGTAGGTTTAGGTGGTGATGACAAAAATGTAGATGAGGTGATCAACCAGATCATGATTACACGTGGTATGGTCCCTAATAGTATGGGTGCGGTACACTGGAGTATTGCCGGTTTAACCAAACACGAAAAACTGATTAAAGGAATTGTAGAAGGCCCTTATAAAAAACAGGCCCTTGTTCCGGCCAGCCCATGGCTGGATGATAAGGCCCCGGCGGCCCCTGTTGTAAAAACAGATGTGCAGCAGGGACAGTTAAAGATCAGCTGGAACCATGCTGATGCGAAAGATGTATTCAGATGGGTGGTTTATTATCAGTATGGCAATACCTGGAATTATGTGGTGCTGAACCGTCAGGACAGATTTTTGGTAAAGTCCATACTGGAGGCTGGTGTTAAACTGAATAAAATTGCTGTAAGTGCAGTGGACAGAACGGGGAATGAAAGTGAAAAAATGGCCGTTTTGCTCTAA
- a CDS encoding YciI family protein: MKQFALLFRMDITNPEAQPSKEQMKIYMEQWMAWLKGIAATQQLADGGNHFSQDGVVLKPKDTTIEGPYTSENLSVAGYILIYADSFDDAIIIAKKCPILQGENTSVEIRELASIVTVK; the protein is encoded by the coding sequence ATGAAGCAATTTGCACTACTATTCAGAATGGATATCACCAATCCAGAGGCACAGCCTTCCAAAGAACAGATGAAAATTTACATGGAGCAATGGATGGCCTGGCTAAAGGGGATCGCTGCCACGCAACAGCTGGCAGATGGTGGAAATCATTTTTCACAGGATGGTGTTGTACTTAAACCTAAAGATACAACTATTGAAGGTCCGTACACATCAGAAAACCTATCCGTGGCAGGTTATATACTTATCTATGCAGATTCTTTTGATGACGCAATTATAATCGCAAAGAAGTGTCCGATACTTCAGGGAGAAAATACAAGTGTCGAGATAAGAGAGCTTGCCTCTATTGTAACGGTCAAATAG
- a CDS encoding Crp/Fnr family transcriptional regulator, whose translation MKDRLKHLLLHLAGFDQTELERITELFKLKVVKRNTVLLRQGEVCNAFYYVNNGCLRTYFLDKNGMEKTRFVMTDCNIGTALTSFINQTPSAEIIEATEDTTLLAISHSNFFRLNKEMDAWKSFYQKILEMAYSYQNQRIEQLVTLSAKQRYDLVLKEKPILIQKLSNRSLASYLDIREETLSRLKSK comes from the coding sequence ATGAAAGACAGACTTAAACACTTACTGCTGCACCTCGCTGGTTTTGATCAAACAGAGCTTGAGCGCATTACTGAGCTTTTCAAATTAAAGGTTGTAAAACGAAACACAGTCTTGTTACGACAGGGCGAGGTATGTAATGCCTTCTATTATGTTAACAACGGCTGTTTGCGCACTTATTTTCTTGACAAAAACGGAATGGAGAAAACACGCTTTGTAATGACTGACTGTAATATTGGAACTGCATTAACAAGTTTTATTAATCAAACCCCTTCTGCTGAAATCATTGAAGCCACTGAAGATACAACGCTGCTTGCTATCAGCCATTCTAACTTTTTTCGGCTGAACAAAGAGATGGATGCCTGGAAATCTTTTTATCAAAAGATACTGGAAATGGCCTATTCGTACCAAAACCAAAGAATTGAACAGCTGGTTACACTTTCGGCCAAACAACGTTATGATCTGGTGCTAAAAGAAAAACCCATCTTGATTCAAAAGCTGTCAAACAGATCATTGGCCTCTTATCTGGATATCAGAGAAGAAACTTTGAGCAGGTTAAAATCAAAGTAG
- a CDS encoding TlpA disulfide reductase family protein — protein sequence MKKLLTPLLVIICYVSASSQYKFTLDFKTKTFNNAKVYLNVYNNQSFTPISRDSFIVVNGQHIIKGELKQPSNFADFSVSYQGKGIGTRFVLDSGENKVSLDTPVLVTKMLTLLSNARGHFVVDELDNLFLEKVALYKEPTRINGNLHIPPKLNEQIRQAQLKRLLSYPNDFGSLLYLYRMSRIDANPKTAMDILVILETFSEELKNSTLGKQLYEKETNLINNKKAAGAGNKVPIFKINDLNNDEFSNSSLTGQPYIIVFSATWCGPCQEQLPMLKQLYEIYKQKGLKVIYFNDDDNVIRWKEHVSNNKLSWINVSERLKPAKSKIPRSFGVYSIPTCLVVNKKGTIIYNSDQSDPGLNHIENFIKKAINN from the coding sequence ATGAAGAAACTATTAACGCCATTGCTTGTAATCATATGTTATGTCTCAGCTTCCAGCCAGTATAAGTTTACCCTTGATTTCAAAACCAAAACATTCAATAATGCAAAAGTTTATTTAAACGTTTACAATAACCAGAGCTTTACCCCAATCAGCAGAGATTCCTTTATTGTTGTAAATGGTCAACACATTATTAAAGGAGAGCTGAAACAGCCTAGCAATTTCGCAGATTTCAGTGTTTCATATCAGGGAAAAGGAATAGGAACGCGGTTTGTGTTGGATTCCGGTGAAAATAAAGTAAGCCTGGACACACCTGTATTAGTAACTAAAATGTTAACATTACTTTCCAACGCACGTGGCCATTTTGTTGTTGATGAATTAGACAATTTATTCTTAGAAAAGGTCGCTTTATATAAAGAACCCACCCGGATTAACGGTAATTTGCACATACCGCCCAAACTTAATGAGCAGATCAGGCAAGCTCAGTTAAAACGACTTCTGTCTTATCCGAATGACTTTGGCAGCCTACTCTATCTTTATCGTATGAGCCGTATCGATGCTAACCCTAAAACAGCAATGGACATTCTGGTAATACTGGAAACCTTTAGTGAAGAGCTGAAGAATTCTACTTTAGGAAAGCAGCTTTATGAGAAGGAGACCAATCTTATCAATAACAAAAAGGCCGCTGGCGCGGGCAATAAAGTTCCAATATTTAAAATTAACGACTTAAATAATGATGAATTTAGCAACAGCTCCCTGACTGGCCAGCCCTATATCATCGTCTTTTCTGCTACCTGGTGCGGCCCATGTCAGGAACAGTTGCCAATGTTGAAACAATTATATGAAATCTATAAGCAAAAAGGATTAAAAGTTATCTATTTCAACGATGATGACAATGTAATCCGCTGGAAAGAGCATGTATCAAATAATAAACTTAGCTGGATAAATGTATCGGAAAGATTGAAGCCCGCAAAAAGCAAAATTCCGAGATCTTTTGGTGTATATTCTATACCTACATGCCTTGTAGTGAATAAAAAAGGGACAATTATTTATAATTCAGACCAATCAGACCCGGGTTTAAATCATATTGAAAATTTCATTAAAAAAGCTATTAATAACTAA
- a CDS encoding exonuclease domain-containing protein: MDTCWELDDDYQKQQSEIIEIGIYKLNTETGKITSSEGILIKPVRSEISEFCTRLTSITPQMVEEHGISLSEACTLWKRRPTPPWR, translated from the coding sequence ATGGATACTTGCTGGGAGCTCGATGACGATTATCAAAAACAGCAAAGCGAGATCATCGAAATCGGCATTTATAAATTGAATACAGAAACAGGCAAAATAACCTCGAGCGAAGGTATTCTGATAAAGCCCGTAAGATCCGAAATTAGTGAATTTTGTACCAGACTTACTTCTATCACTCCTCAGATGGTTGAAGAACATGGAATATCATTAAGTGAAGCCTGTACACTCTGGAAAAGAAGGCCCACACCACCGTGGCGTTGA
- the pafA gene encoding alkaline phosphatase PafA, translating to MPHTKYKHFVLPAFLLLATTLFARQTSPAQSTLKRPKLIVGIVVDQMRWDYLYRFYNRYGQAGFRRMLNEGFTCENTMISHLPTYTAIGHTSIYTGSVPAIHGIAGNDFINQQTGKTMYCAGDSTVQTVGSISPAGKMSPCNMLSSTITDELKLATNFRSKVIGIALKDRGGILPAGHVADAAYWLDDATGNWITSTFYMQELPAWVKAFNAGKQIQKYLSQDWNTLYPVNTYVQSDQDNSKYEGKFKGTDKPVFPVKLAEIEKTMGPALIRSTPFGNTLTLNMAKAAVDNEQMGQNTVTDFLAVSLSSTDYIGHQFGINSIEVEDTYLRLDRDLADFFNYLDVKLGKGNYTVFLSADHGGAHNPLFLQDHKLPGDLWNSGSCLKQINSILKEKYGRENLILTLINNQVHLNNTIIEQNRLDAEAIKNECIQFFQKQDGIAWAVDMEKIQTTSIPAAIKERIINGYNRQRSGIVQLILQTGWYTGTSKTGTTHGAWNPYDAHIPLVWMGWGIKHGKSNKQTYMTDIAPTIAALLNIQPPSGSIGKTIEEVLK from the coding sequence ATGCCGCATACAAAATATAAACACTTCGTGTTGCCAGCCTTCTTATTACTTGCAACAACACTGTTTGCCCGCCAAACTTCGCCAGCTCAATCCACATTAAAAAGGCCCAAACTGATAGTTGGCATTGTGGTAGACCAAATGCGCTGGGACTATCTGTACAGGTTTTATAACCGATACGGACAGGCTGGCTTCCGAAGGATGCTGAACGAAGGCTTTACCTGCGAAAATACCATGATCAGTCATTTGCCAACCTACACGGCAATAGGACATACCTCCATATACACCGGCTCTGTTCCAGCCATTCATGGCATTGCAGGCAACGACTTCATCAACCAGCAAACAGGAAAAACAATGTATTGCGCAGGCGACAGTACCGTACAAACTGTCGGCAGTATCAGTCCTGCCGGTAAAATGTCTCCGTGTAATATGCTATCCTCCACTATTACCGACGAGCTAAAACTAGCTACAAACTTTCGCTCCAAAGTAATCGGCATTGCATTAAAAGACCGTGGTGGTATTTTACCGGCCGGACATGTTGCAGATGCTGCCTACTGGCTGGATGATGCTACAGGAAACTGGATAACAAGTACATTTTACATGCAGGAACTTCCTGCATGGGTTAAGGCATTTAATGCGGGTAAACAAATCCAAAAATACCTGAGCCAGGACTGGAATACCTTATACCCTGTCAATACTTATGTGCAAAGTGACCAGGATAACAGTAAGTACGAAGGAAAATTTAAAGGAACAGACAAGCCTGTATTTCCGGTTAAACTTGCCGAAATAGAAAAAACTATGGGTCCTGCACTCATCAGGTCTACCCCTTTTGGCAATACCCTAACCTTAAATATGGCTAAGGCAGCTGTCGATAATGAACAGATGGGACAAAATACGGTTACCGATTTTCTGGCGGTAAGTTTATCCTCAACAGATTACATTGGCCATCAGTTTGGCATCAATTCCATCGAGGTTGAAGATACTTACCTGCGTCTTGATCGGGATCTGGCTGATTTTTTTAATTATCTGGACGTTAAACTCGGAAAAGGCAACTACACTGTTTTCTTAAGTGCCGATCACGGAGGTGCACACAATCCGCTTTTTCTTCAGGACCATAAACTGCCCGGTGACCTATGGAATTCTGGAAGTTGTTTAAAACAGATCAATAGCATTCTGAAAGAAAAATATGGACGGGAAAACCTCATATTAACCCTCATCAATAATCAGGTACACCTCAACAATACAATTATTGAGCAGAACAGACTTGATGCAGAAGCCATTAAAAACGAATGCATTCAATTTTTTCAAAAACAGGATGGCATTGCATGGGCTGTAGACATGGAAAAAATCCAAACCACCAGTATTCCCGCAGCAATTAAAGAGCGGATAATTAATGGATACAACAGGCAGCGCAGCGGAATTGTCCAGCTTATTTTACAGACTGGATGGTATACAGGAACCTCCAAAACAGGTACTACACACGGTGCATGGAATCCCTACGATGCACATATACCATTAGTGTGGATGGGCTGGGGAATAAAACACGGCAAATCAAATAAGCAAACCTATATGACGGATATAGCCCCAACGATCGCCGCACTTTTAAACATACAGCCACCAAGCGGATCAATCGGAAAAACTATTGAAGAAGTATTGAAATAA